One Gemmatimonadaceae bacterium genomic window, GGTCTCGATCGCCTACCGCGCGGGTTTCAAGGCGGTCGGAAGTCTGGTTTATTCGTGGCCGGATGCGCTCGACAAGGCACAGCTCGCGGACCGCGTGCTGAGAGAGCGGCTCGACGGACTTGGCCTGCGCTTCGATCAGATTCTGACCGAGTTCGTTGGATACTCGTCCACGCACGGTGCGCTCGTTGAGCGTGAGCTTACTGCAAGCGCGTCAAGCCTGGCGAGTGAGCTCCCCGAAGTTCAGCTCCGCTTCGGCGTGCGTGGGGACGACAAGGCGGCCGTTGACCGCTTCACTCGTGAAATTGCGCCTCTGGTCCTGAACGGACCGCCGAGCGTCACAGGATTTGCCGGCGGCCGGCCAAAGGTGGAGGAGATTGTCGCGTATTGGCCGGCGCTGATCGACAAGACGACCGTGACTACCAAGGTCGAGATCGTCTGATGCAGATTCGCCTGCTCGACATCGCACACGCTCGCTCAGGTGACAAGGGTGATACGGCAAATGTCGGCGTGATCGCGTTGAAGCCGGAGTGGTTTCCGGTGCTGCAGCGCGAGCTTACAGTCCAGCGTGTCGCCGATCATTTCGCTGGTGTAATCGAGGGAGATGTCGAGCGCTTCGATCTGCCGAATCTGAACGCACTCAATTTTCTCCTTCACGGCGCGCTCGACGGCGGAGGCACGCTTTCGCTCAAGACCGACGCTCAGGGCAAGGTGTTTTCGACGGCTCTGCTGCGGATGAAGCTCGAGTTGGCTGACGGCGAGGCACGCGCGCTGGGAATTCAACCGGGAATGAAATAATGACGCCCATTACCACAGCTCGGCTCATAGTTGCACTCATTGCCGCGATACTACTGGTTTACGGAATGCGAATGGACGATGAGGCTGTGAGGTGGGCGGGGATAGGTTTTCTCGTCGCCGCACTACTCATGCGCTTCATTCGTCCACGGGAGAGACCATGACGGCGAGCTCGACAAGATCAGCGCCTGCTGTATCTGACGCGTCGCAGATGGACGCTGTCGCGGTAGCCGCGAATCGCGGGGAGGTTGTGTACTTAGACGGCCGCTACATGCTGAAGAACGAGGTGTTTGTCTCGCCCGACGATCGCGGGTTTCTTCTCGGTGACGGGATTTACGAGGTTGCCGCCGCGTACGACGGCAAATTCGTCGCGCTCGACCGTCACATGGATCGGTTGCGGTCGAGTCTGCGCGAAGCACGCATCGACGACAGCGTTGCCGACCCGCTCGAATCGGTGTTCACCGGGCTGCTCGAGCGGAACGGTTTCGCCGAATCCGGAAAAACGATGGTCTATCTTCAGGTGACACGCGGCGCGGCGCCACGCACGCACGCCTTCCCGAAGACACCGGTTCGTCCCACCGTTTACGCCTACGCCGCCCCGTTTCCCGACATGGGCGATTTTTCCGTGGGCGTAGGTGCAATTGTGCGTCCCGATCTCCGCTGGTCCAGGTGCGACATCAAATCGATCTCGCTCATGGGAAACGTTCTGGAGAATCAACGTGCAAAGGACGCAGGTGCCTTCGAGGCGATCCTGGTACGCGATGGGGTGGTTCTCGAGGGAACGCACACAAGCATTTTCGGAGTGATCGGCGGGGAAGTACGCACGGCCCCGCTCTCCAATCTCATTCTTCCCGGAGTCACGCGAGCGATTGTAATCGATCTTTGCCGCGACAATGACTTTCCAATCCGCGAGGAACCGATGTCGGAGGACGAGCTCCGGAGCGCTGAAGAGCTGTTCCTCACTGGAACCACCACCGAAGTCGTGGGGATCATTTCGCTCGATGGAAAACCCGTCGGCGACGGACGGCCGGGCCCAATTACAGTTCGCCTCGAGAATCTTTACATGAACGCGATCCGCGTGTCGGCGATATGAGCGAGACTGCAATGCTCTACGACGCCGAGCTGTTGTTGCGCGTGGTTGCTGCGGGCTTGATGTCAGGGATCCTCGGCTGGGAGCGGCAATCGGCCGGCAAGCCAGCCGGGTTTCGAACTTTGCTCCTTGTGGGAATGGCCGCCTGTCTGTTCGTGGTGGCGGGAGAGGCCGCTGCGGTTACCTATCCCGCGGGCTCATCTGCGTTGCGCGTCGAGCCTTTTCAATTGATTCAGGCCGTGGCCGTTGGAATCGGCTTCCTCGGCTCTGGCGTCGTATTGCTGACTCAGGATGGAACTCGCGTAATAGGCTTGACGACTGCAGCGTCGATCTGGGCGACGGCCGCTATTGGGCTCACCGTCGGATTCGGGCGTTACATCCTCGCGGCGGGGACGACGGTCCTCATGCTCGTGACACTACGCGTCCTGAGGCGATTCGACAGCTCGCACCCGAACGACTAGCGGTGAATCGACCAGCCATCGCCGTTGCGCGCGGCGTATTGAAGACCGCGTTCGGGTACGATGGATTTCGTCCCGGGCAGGAGGCGGCCATAGAGTCCGTTCTCGCGGGCTCCGACACACTGGTTGTGCTGCCAACCGGGGGCGGCAAGTCGCTTTGCTTTCAGGTGCCCGCGCTCGTTCTTCCCGGACTGACTGTCGTCGTTTCTCCTCTGATCTCCCTGATGAAGGATCAGGTTGACGCGCTGGACGCGCGCGGACTCCCGGCAGCGTTCATCAACAGCTCGTTGACGTCATCCCAGGTCAGCGATCGGCTTGGCCGAGCCACGCGCGGCGAGCTCAAGCTGCTTTACCTCGCGCCCGAGCGATTCGATTACGGAAACATCGCCGAGCGACTGCGCCGCATCGGCATCAGCCTGCTCGCAGTGGATGAAGCGCACTGCATCAGTCAGTGGGGACACGATTTCCGCCCGAGCTATCTCCGAGTCAGGGACGTCCGCGAAAAGCTCGGCTCGCCTCCTACGATCGCGCTGACGGCGACGGCGACGCCGGGTGTGCGCGACGACATAGCTCTACAGCTCGCCCTGCGTAATCCTCGCGTGATCATCACCGGGTTCAATCGCACGAACCTCACCTACCATGTGCTGCCGGCGAGAAATGACACGGAGAAAGACGCGCGGCTCGTGCAGACACTGCGGGCGAAAGACGGCCTTGGCATCGTTTACGCTTCGACCCGAAAGTCGGTCGACCGGCTGAGCGGCATGCTCGAGCAGCAGGGAATTCCCGCGGCCGCGTACCACGCGGGGCTCGACGACCGCCATCGACGCGATGTTCAGGAATCCTTCATGGCCGAGCGGGTCCGCGTGATCGTAGCGACGAACGCGTTCGGAATGGGAATCGACAAGCCCAACGTTCGCCTCGTCGTGCACCACTCGATGCCAGGGACGCTCGAGGCGTATTACCAGGAGGCAGGACGAGCGGGACGCGACGGAAAGCATTCCGACGTTTTTCTGATCCACTCATTCCCCGACCGGTTCACTCACGAGTTCTTCATTCGTGGCTCGTATCCCGAGCGCACGACTATCGAAGCTGTTTACTCAGCGCTCGTGAAACAGTCGCAGCGTGGGGAGCTCCCACACTCGCCGTCGGCAATCGCGTCGCTCGCCGGTGGGAAAACCTCCGAGCGCGAAGCCGAGAGCGCCGTTCGGATTCTATTGAGCGCGGGTGCAATCGTGGACGAGGCAGCGTCAACCGCACTTGCGCGCGTCCGTCTTCTTGCGACTCCCGAGCGAATCAAGCGCGAGCTCACCAGCGACGCGGATCCGGCGCTTGGCCTACTGCGAGCGTTGTGGCGAATTGCCGGCGAAAAATTGCAGACGGGAGCAACGGTCAACCTGGACGCCCTTCCACCGGGGCTCGCTGGACTTCAGACCGCAGCGTCACTGCTCGATGACCTGCAGTCGCGACAGCTACTCATGTGGGAGCGTGTAGGCGGCGGACTTCGGCTCGTTTCTCCGGATCTGCCGATGCAGCGCCTTGCCGTTGATTGGGCGCTGCACGCGCGACGACGCGCGGCAGAGCTGGCCAAGCTCGACGCGGTGCAGAAATACGTCTACGCGAAAGGCTGCAGGCGCGGATTCGTATTGCGCTACTTCGGCGATCCCGAAGCCATGTCGAAGTGCGACGGCTGCGACAACTGTCTCGGCATTACAGTAGCGCGACCACCGGCCGGTGAGCCGGCTCCGCGCAAAGTTCGCGAGCGCAAACGGTCACCGGCAGGCAAGGCGGCTGCCAACCCCGCGCGCAGCAGACACCGCGAGAAGGCGTCGCCTTCGACCGAAGACATTTCGCTCGACGCGGCCGAACAAAAGCTGTTCGAGGCGTTGCGCGCGACCCGAAGCGAGATCGCCCGTAAGGAGAAACTCCCAGCGTATATTGTTTTCTGGGACAGAACGCTGGCGGAAATCGCGAAGCGCCGTCCGCGATCGCTTGCCGCGCTACGCGACGTCCCAGGTGTAGGCGCATCAAAACTGGAGCGTTACGGCAGCGAGCTCCTCGCGGTGATAAATCGCTCAGAAGGCACGGAAGCAGCCTGACGACTGCACTCGATTGATCCGCAACTGGTATCAGCATGCTGGCAGCGGCAAGCAGGTTGCGGCCAACGGGTACGGCTACGGGAAACGGATACACGCAACGGGTAACCGGTAACTGGTAACTGGTTTTGGACGACTCCCTCTATTTCTCTGAGCAGCATCTGGCCGTACGCGACATG contains:
- a CDS encoding ATP-dependent DNA helicase RecQ — encoded protein: MNRPAIAVARGVLKTAFGYDGFRPGQEAAIESVLAGSDTLVVLPTGGGKSLCFQVPALVLPGLTVVVSPLISLMKDQVDALDARGLPAAFINSSLTSSQVSDRLGRATRGELKLLYLAPERFDYGNIAERLRRIGISLLAVDEAHCISQWGHDFRPSYLRVRDVREKLGSPPTIALTATATPGVRDDIALQLALRNPRVIITGFNRTNLTYHVLPARNDTEKDARLVQTLRAKDGLGIVYASTRKSVDRLSGMLEQQGIPAAAYHAGLDDRHRRDVQESFMAERVRVIVATNAFGMGIDKPNVRLVVHHSMPGTLEAYYQEAGRAGRDGKHSDVFLIHSFPDRFTHEFFIRGSYPERTTIEAVYSALVKQSQRGELPHSPSAIASLAGGKTSEREAESAVRILLSAGAIVDEAASTALARVRLLATPERIKRELTSDADPALGLLRALWRIAGEKLQTGATVNLDALPPGLAGLQTAASLLDDLQSRQLLMWERVGGGLRLVSPDLPMQRLAVDWALHARRRAAELAKLDAVQKYVYAKGCRRGFVLRYFGDPEAMSKCDGCDNCLGITVARPPAGEPAPRKVRERKRSPAGKAAANPARSRHREKASPSTEDISLDAAEQKLFEALRATRSEIARKEKLPAYIVFWDRTLAEIAKRRPRSLAALRDVPGVGASKLERYGSELLAVINRSEGTEAA
- a CDS encoding MgtC/SapB family protein, giving the protein MSETAMLYDAELLLRVVAAGLMSGILGWERQSAGKPAGFRTLLLVGMAACLFVVAGEAAAVTYPAGSSALRVEPFQLIQAVAVGIGFLGSGVVLLTQDGTRVIGLTTAASIWATAAIGLTVGFGRYILAAGTTVLMLVTLRVLRRFDSSHPND
- a CDS encoding aminotransferase class IV, coding for MTASSTRSAPAVSDASQMDAVAVAANRGEVVYLDGRYMLKNEVFVSPDDRGFLLGDGIYEVAAAYDGKFVALDRHMDRLRSSLREARIDDSVADPLESVFTGLLERNGFAESGKTMVYLQVTRGAAPRTHAFPKTPVRPTVYAYAAPFPDMGDFSVGVGAIVRPDLRWSRCDIKSISLMGNVLENQRAKDAGAFEAILVRDGVVLEGTHTSIFGVIGGEVRTAPLSNLILPGVTRAIVIDLCRDNDFPIREEPMSEDELRSAEELFLTGTTTEVVGIISLDGKPVGDGRPGPITVRLENLYMNAIRVSAI